A single window of Phyllostomus discolor isolate MPI-MPIP mPhyDis1 chromosome 13, mPhyDis1.pri.v3, whole genome shotgun sequence DNA harbors:
- the LOC114509465 gene encoding glutathione S-transferase theta-3-like — MGLELYLDLLSQPCRAVYIFAKKNRIPFELRTVDLLKGQHFSDAFAQVNPLRKVPALKDGDFTLAESVAILLYLSRKYETPDHWYPQDLQARACVDEYLAWQHTALRSACTRAMWQKMMFPVYLGVLVPPETLASTLAELDKCLQLLEDKFLKDKDFLAGPHISVADLVAITELMHPVSAGCPVFKNRPKLAAWRQRVEAAIGEDLFQEAHKTILKAKDLPPADPAVKERLKPLVQVLLH, encoded by the exons ATGGGTCTGGAGCTCTACCTAGACCTGTTGTCCCAGCCATGCCGCGCCGTCTACATCTTCGCCAAGAAGAACCGCATCCCCTTCGAGCTGCGCACCGTGGACCTGCTCAAag gccagcacttcaGCGATGCCTTTGCCCAGGTGAACCCCCTAAGGAAGGTGCCAGCCTTGAAGGATGGAGACTTCACCTTGGCTGAGAG CGTGGCCATCCTGCTGTATCTTAGCCGAAAGTATGAGACCCCTGACCACTGGTACCCCCAGGACCTGCAGGCCCGTGCCTGTGTGGATGAGTACTTGGCGTGGCAGCACACGGCTCTGCGGAGTGCCTGCACCCGAGCCATGTGGCAGAAG ATGATGTTTCCTGTGTATCTGGGTGTACTGGTGCCCCCTGAGACATTGGCATCTACTCTGGCTGAGCTGGACAAGTGCCTGCAGCTGCTTGAGGACAAGTTTCTAAAGGATAAAGACTTCCTTGCTGGGCCCCACATCTCGGTGGCTGACTTGGTGGCCATCACAGAGCTGATGCAT CCCGTCAGCGCTGGCTGCCCTGTCTTCAAAAACCGACCCAAGCTGGCTGCCTGGCGCCAGCGTGTGGAGGCTGCGATCGGGGAGGACCTCTTCCAGGAGGCCCACAAAACTATCCTGAAGGCCAAGGACCTGCCTCCAGCAGACCCTGCTGTGAAAGAGAGGCTGAAGCCTTTGGTGCAGGTTTTGTTGCACTGA
- the LOC114509736 gene encoding D-dopachrome decarboxylase has protein sequence MPFIELDTNLPAGRVPAGLEKRLCTATAAILGKPEDRVNVTVRPGLAMAVNGSAEPCAQLLVSSIGVVGTAEENRGHSSRFFEFLTKELALGQDRIVIRFFPLEPWQIGKKGTVMTFL, from the exons atgCCGTTCATTGAGCTGGACACAAATTTGCCCGCTGGCCGCGTGCCTGCAGGGCTGGAGAAGCGGCTCTGCACAGCCACCGCCGCCATCCTGGGCAAACCCGAGGAC CGCGTGAATGTGACGGTGCGGCCTGGCTTGGCCATGGCGGTGAATGGCTCGGCCGAGCCCTGCGCGCAGCTGCTAGTCTCCTCCATTGGTGTGGTGGGCACGGCCGAGGAGAACCGCGGCCACAGCTCCCGTTTCTTCGAATTCCTCACCAAAGAGCTGGCACTGGGCCAGGACCG GATAGTTATCCGCTTTTTCCCCCTGGAGCCCTGGCAGATTGGCAAGAAGGGGACGGTCATGACTTTTCTGTGA